A genomic region of Rhipicephalus sanguineus isolate Rsan-2018 chromosome 1, BIME_Rsan_1.4, whole genome shotgun sequence contains the following coding sequences:
- the LOC119384066 gene encoding P2X purinoceptor 7, translating into MTLQNLSDLEMRILARMREQNLNPYEYAPHRDVSMDDSSESGDPDFGRPPSPHASRLGNVDWCRCKHCGLMPTLAECICCKDIAEIRIEQLCVTLDTDFEALCLNTAVLRVAYIDVHVNREDAEIADDHTRYRYTAYRQFTRWMWGCLGQGNRRVLPSCVVLRIREQFPSATYRGFRLAPLL; encoded by the exons ATGACGCTCCAAAATCTCAGCGACCTGGAAATGAGAATCCTAGCTCGCATGCGGGAACAGAATTTAAACCCTTACGAGTATGCGCCTCACCGCGACGTGTCGATGGACGACAGTAGTGAAAGCGGAGATCCCGATTTTGGAAGACCCCCATCACCGCACGCCAGCCGTCTAGGCAACGTCGACTG GTGCAGGTGCAAGCACTGCGGGCTTATGCCGACGCTGGCCGAGTGCATCTGCTGCAAGGACATTGCAGAAATCCGCATTGAACAGCTCTGCGTCACATTAGACACCGATTTCGAGGCTCTGTGTCTGAATACTGCTGTGCTAAGGGTCGCGTATATAGACGTCCATGTTAACAGGGAGGATGCCGAGATCGCAGACGACCATAC GCGGTACAGATATACAGCATATCGTCAGTTTACCAGGTGGATGTGGGGTTGCCTTGGGCAAGGAAACCGGCGCGTCCTGCCATCTTGCGTGGTGCTGCGCATACGGGAACAATTTCCATCAGCAACGTACCGAGGGTTCCGCCTTGCACCTCTCCTGTGA